The window GCGTCCGCGTCCTCCgcccccgtcccccgccgcccccgtcccccgccgcatggtgcccccccccccagccctttccccacAGGGACGGGGCCCTCTGCTCGCCCCCCACCAGAGCCTTCCGGGAGGGGTGCTCCGCACCAGCCGTTCCCCCTCTCCCTTAATACCACAGCCCTCTTCCCCGCGCCGCAGTGCCTGACGgttcccagccccggggagctgTTGGCCGGGAGCAGGGTCCGatattttcttccccctccccattttaGCAAACATGTCCTGACCGAAGACATTGTGCACCGGGAGGTGACAGCGGACCACAAGCTGCTCTCCCGGCGGCTCCTGACCAAGACCAACCGGATGCCCCGCTGGGCGGAGCGCTTCTTCCCGGCCAACGTCGCCCACTCCGTCTACATCCTGGAGGACTCTATCGTGGACCCCAAGAACCGAACCATGACCACGTTCACCTGGAACATCAACCACGCACGTCTCATGGTAGGTGCCCGTGGGCGGGTGCGCAGCCGTGTGGCAGGTGCCGGGCAGCGCCCACAGCCAGGTTGTGCCTCGTGCAGGTGGTGGAGGAGCGCTGCGTGTACCAGGTGAACCCCGAGAACAGCAACTGGACCGAGGTTAAGCGGGAAGCCTGGGTCTCTTCCAGCCTGTTTGGTGTCTCGCGGGCTGTCCAGGTGAGCACTGCTAACTGCTCAAGCAGCACTGTGTACCCCCTCTTTGGAGAGGCCTTAAAGCTGCTGCTCCCCAATGCTCTACCCCTCCCCTGTGCTGGTTTTCCTACCCTTTCTCTTCGTTCCCCCCATCCTCTTGAGCTCTTGGGGCACTCGGAACCATCGCTGCTGTTGGGCATGAGCCCACCAGATGTTTGGGACTGGTCAAGCTGGGACAAAGCCCCAGGGGCTGTGTGTGACCAGGGAGGTGGGCTTCCACCTTCACTGACTCTTCCCTTGCAGGAATTTGGTCTGGCCAGGTTCAAAAGCAACGTGACCAAGAGCACTAAGGGATTCGAATATGTGCTAGCAAGAATGCAAGGTGAGCACCCGAGGGCAGGCTAGGGCTGACCGGGACGGGTCTCTTGGAGTTACAGCTCACACTGGGAACACTCCAGTCCACGGGCAGGTCGTGGCTTGAACTAATCTGTGAAATCCTTGTCCTTTGCCTTTGCCCCCATGTCTTGGCACAGCCAGCTCTtcctgagcagagcagccaggcagcactCACAAGGCCAGGCAGGGGTGGAGTGCAGGCGGGAGGGGAATGTAACATGGCAGCAGTCACATGCCTGCGGTTCCCCTTTGCAATGTATGCGCCCTGACGCACGCAGGTCAGGAGCGCCAGGCTCAGCTTCCCCCTGCGTGGGGAAATCGCCTCCATCCCGAGGTGATGGGGCCAGGGCTGGTCTAGCTTGCATCAGCTGGcactcctgtgccggggcagggcgggggcccGCTGGGGCTGGGTTAACAGCTTCCATGTTATAGGAGAAGCTCCGTCCAAAACACTGGTGGAGACAGCCAAGGAAGCGACTGAGAAAGCCAAGGAGACAGCTCTGGCTGCTACGGAGAAAGCCAAGGACTTGGCGAGCAAGGCAGCCACCAAGAAGAAGCAGTACGTGTGAGGGGCCGGGCACAGGCGGGCGCTGGCTGCACCAGAACAGATAGGAGCCTCcttagattttatatttttaaacaaactgtaCAAGTCTGACAATCAGCTGCTGTTAGACCCTTTCTGAGATgtaattatcattaaaaaaagtcTACTCCCACCTCTGATTTGGCCGGGGCTGGCCTGGCTAGAGCAGAACCCAGCACTGCCCTCCGCTCCAGGGGTCCAGCCCGCTGCCGGGGGTCTGGGCTTGCAGGCAAGACACAGGCAGAGGTTTCACCAAGTGCCTTTACTAGAATAGTGTCGGGTATGTACAAGGGAggggggcggctgcgggagcgTGAAGGCAGGCTGCTTAATGTACTCGTTTCCCCTTCCTGACTCCAGGGGCAGCAGGGCCCTTCTGTAGCTGTGTCTGCTGGGGGCGGCACTGCCCCACACCCCTGTCAGGCAGCCTCCGGCCTGCCCAGGGACGCACGGGGCGAGGCAGGAGGGTGTCCCCATGACAGCCAAGCCCTCTTCCAGCGCCTCTTGCAGCGCACAGCAGGTGCCACAGTGTTGTGCCAGCCCCGTGCGCCCAGCGCCGTGGCCGGTGCTGCCTGGCACCAGGGGGGCCAAGCCAGGCTCTTGCCCCCACCCATGGCCCCTTACCAAGGCAGCCGTGATGAAGCCGGCAGAGGCTGCATTTCCagcagtggcaggcagggaggaggcaggcagg is drawn from Mycteria americana isolate JAX WOST 10 ecotype Jacksonville Zoo and Gardens chromosome 8, USCA_MyAme_1.0, whole genome shotgun sequence and contains these coding sequences:
- the PRELID1 gene encoding PRELI domain-containing protein 1, mitochondrial — translated: MGKYCASLGVLKGPWDQVFAAFWQRYPNPYSKHVLTEDIVHREVTADHKLLSRRLLTKTNRMPRWAERFFPANVAHSVYILEDSIVDPKNRTMTTFTWNINHARLMVVEERCVYQVNPENSNWTEVKREAWVSSSLFGVSRAVQEFGLARFKSNVTKSTKGFEYVLARMQGEAPSKTLVETAKEATEKAKETALAATEKAKDLASKAATKKKQYV